A window of Fragaria vesca subsp. vesca linkage group LG7, FraVesHawaii_1.0, whole genome shotgun sequence contains these coding sequences:
- the LOC101312201 gene encoding uncharacterized protein LOC101312201 — protein MSPAVLAGSSSSSCSAAFNRHQYKTPQITSPKSLAPLQCQKTSFQGLSLGEAKRGVSESFIAENISSATVRRGRLLSIVARTAGAAKTIEAEVDKPLGLTLGQKPGGVVTITAVEGGGNAAKAGLKAGDQVLYTSSFFGDELWPADKLGFTKTAINAKPDNVYFVVSRGGAEVDVKRLPKRPAPPRFGRKLTESQKARATHICLDCGFIYTLSKPFDEQPDTYACPQCIAPKKRFARYDVNTGKPIGGGLPPIGVIIGLVAGLAGVGALLVYGLQ, from the exons ATGTCACCGGCAGTGCTTGCAGGTTCTTCCTCTTCTTCTTGCTCTGCCGCCTTCAACAGGCACCAGTACAAAACCCCTCAGATCACTTCCCCAAAATCATTGGCACCACTGCAATGCCAG AAGACTAGCTTCCAAGGGTTGTCACTTGGAGAAGCCAAAAGGGGTGTATCTGAATCCTTCATAGCTGAGAATATTAGTAGCGCTACTGTGAGAAGAGGTCGGCTGCTTAGCATAGTTGCAAGAACAGCTGGGGCTGCAAAGACAATTGAGGCTGAGGTTGACAAGCCATTAGGCCTCACTTTGGGTCAAAAGCCTGGAGGTGTTGTTACCATTACT GCTGTGGAAGGAGGTGGAAATGCAGCAAAGGCAGGACTCAAGGCAGGGGACCAGGTGCTCTACACTAGCAGTTTCTTTGGAGATGAATTGTGGCCAGCCGATAAGCTTGGATTTACTAAAACTGCTATCAACGCCAAGCCTGACAACGTTTACTTTGTTGTTAGCAG AGGTGGTGCTGAGGTAGATGTCAAACGGCTACCAAAGCGTCCAGCTCCTCCTCGCTTTGGAAGGAAACTAACCGAGTCTCAAAAG GCTAGAGCTACTCACATATGCCTTGACTGTGGATTCATATACACATTATCAAAACCTTTTGATGAACAA CCGGATACGTACGCATGCCCTCAATGTATTGCACCAAAGAAGAGGTTTGCGAGATATGATGTGAACACCGGGAAACCTATCGGTGGCGGTTTGCCTCCCATTGGAGTCATTATTGGCCTTGTTGCTGGTCTCGCCGGTGTGGGAGCATTGCTTGTATATGGTCTTCAATGA